The Musa acuminata AAA Group cultivar baxijiao chromosome BXJ2-2, Cavendish_Baxijiao_AAA, whole genome shotgun sequence genome contains the following window.
GTTGCGTAAGTTGTTGCCAACTTTTCGCAACATTTGCACACAGGTGGAGGTCTTGACGAAGAGGTACTAGAATGTTATGTTAAGCATTTGAAGAAACATTGTTTTACTCATTCATATGGCTTCTCTTTTGCCAGGAAGATTCTATACAGCCATATTGCACAGATGAAATATATCTTCCCTGAAGCAATTCAGACAGAAAAGATACTTGTACATGACAAGGAGAGCTTATTAGTCATTCCAGATATGAAGATTACTCTACTAAAAGAGGTTGCGGATCATAATTCACATTCCTGCCAATCTGCATCCgtcgctttatgcaaaacctttcgTGCAAGGCTCTTGGATTTCTTCATTACACATCCAGAGGTATTCTTCCATGATGCTTTAATCCAGGCCTAGTTGTTATCTGAACAAATGAGGGTTACTGAAAGCAATTGTTTATTGTTTTCTATTAAATTCTTTGGTATTTGACTTCTAAATGCTGTAAATTGAAAATTTCACTTGTTTTTTCTTGCAAAAGGTTGAGAAAATTTCTTGTGGTTTTGTAGTTTTTAGATGATATGCTTTATGGAAGAGTTAATTGAAAGATATTGTATTATATAATAGATCATTTTACTGCTTATACTTGATTAAAAATGAATATTATAACTCTGAAGCAGGGTTCATACAGTCAATATTATATGTTAAAATGGATTATGTGTCATACTTGTTGGAGGTGATTGAAGTACCATAGGTTTGGTATAATGCGTtttgtaattgagttggtataTGTGCTTAATATGACTTGGATATTTTAGTAGAATTCTTGTATCAATTTGTTGATCTTTTTAGAAGTATTTGATAAAATCGTTTCAGTTCTCACTTCTATGTCTGCAATGCATTTTTATGATGTTAAAATTGAATATGTCTTCCTATCTATTTGATCTAGTGGCTCTGCATACAATTCCTGATGAGCCTTTGTATGATTGATGTGTTAATTAATTGTCAGCACTAATTATGGATTTTGTGATGAGGAAAAAAATAATTGCATAGTACACACCTGCATAAAGACAGGAAATTAGAATAAGTGATGACAATCTTGAAGCACGTAAGCCTGAGGATCAACACATATGTTTCCAGTGCAGCAACACCACTAGTTGGCGGCCTTTTTGTATCCCCTGCAGATTTGATAGTTTGACGATTAGATCATTTACTTTCTGATTTTTTCTTCACAATTTTCAATTGTCAAGAATGGAAAATTTTGTTATCTAAACATTGCGTTCTTTAACCACTTGGttgcatcatcattattattgttgttgttgttgttagtaGATTAAGCTATTCCAGAATTTCACAGAAGGTAAATGGTCCTTTTGCTGAACTTTCACTTACATGGTTTCTTCAAGAACTTATGTTTTTCCTTGGTTGTCTGGATAATAGGGTACTGATATCCCTGAGGCCAAGCTACCAGAGCCATTCAATCAAAGAAGCCATAGTCTGCCTCTAGAATTATTACCTGAGAATTCTTGCATTGAACCACGAGAAATTTCTGCTGAGCTTGGATTCTTGTCAAATTCTTCTCTCTTACCATCATCATTTAAAAGGCAATTTTCTAAAAAAGGTGTCATATCAGAAACTCATACAACTCAAGTACTTGCTGCTTCAGTTTCGTTTAAATCTACAAGCAGTTGTGATGCGGCCAAGGAGGGCAGTAGCCCCCCAAAGTTTGATAGCCTTTCTTCTGGTTTGGCCAAAAATTCATCTGCTGATATGACCTCTAATTCAGATAGCCCCACGATTTTCCAGTATTTTGAAAGCACACCTGTGAAAGGTGCTTTACAATTAGGCGAGATGACAGACACTCCAGCTCAGCAGACACCCAAAAGACCAGTTCCAACTCCTCATGAAAAGTTGACTACCGAAAGTGAAGAGTCAGTTGATGAAGCCAGATTGACTACGTCAGCTCGTAGGTCGCTTATTTACTCTACAAACATGGAGGAAACTGTCAAAGGTTCAGTTATCAATACATCTCAGAAATGCATGGTTGCTGAACATTCTTCACATGAAGCTCCATCTACTAGAAGTTATATTTGGGAAGAAGAAACTGGAAAATCCCGTACCCATCTGGTAGACATGGTATGTTTATTGTAGTGATTATGATGTGGCCAATGTGCAGTAATGTTAGTCTCGTCTTATGTTCTTGTTCGTGTGT
Protein-coding sequences here:
- the LOC135605672 gene encoding CDT1-like protein a, chloroplastic codes for the protein MEHEGCKMNTPTNLGSGVTLPVMSNKKDSDSESLEDMKIDQKQGLGSSLATPTPEKPEWSSKARVISSLSRKQLAEDLRNEEPVEQNGLSHGQKKEHKSDELPENYQILAELFSRLETSTRLLGLRKLLPTFRNICTQVEVLTKRKILYSHIAQMKYIFPEAIQTEKILVHDKESLLVIPDMKITLLKEVADHNSHSCQSASVALCKTFRARLLDFFITHPEGTDIPEAKLPEPFNQRSHSLPLELLPENSCIEPREISAELGFLSNSSLLPSSFKRQFSKKGVISETHTTQVLAASVSFKSTSSCDAAKEGSSPPKFDSLSSGLAKNSSADMTSNSDSPTIFQYFESTPVKGALQLGEMTDTPAQQTPKRPVPTPHEKLTTESEESVDEARLTTSARRSLIYSTNMEETVKGSVINTSQKCMVAEHSSHEAPSTRSYIWEEETGKSRTHLVDMVHNLTAANSKDYKLVQMGDRKHNEMLAGLSETFDAICFISRSINCSIITKEELLHKILSNNLEIEETREAEEHLSLLERLLPDWISKKDASNGQHFYRIEQTSDREALRAKLLEAL